Proteins from one Streptomyces sp. NBC_00390 genomic window:
- a CDS encoding sensor histidine kinase → MKLSTRIALAVGVAVVLLVLGSGWLLIRLVAAGLHDQQDRLLRDRAATVARDARGLLQAAAADRPPAVERARERRLYNSALDVGIRLIGPEGTASGGPQPKADVPLPRSAPEPVTVRDGNTSWRAMSIQVTGPRQGVDGTLWLFSPDTTSEAQLGLVRARVLTVAGLTAPLAALLAGAVATRASRPLRRLQQRTSGLDPRATTTRLDHSPTRVTEVDDLAHTLQTVLARYDEQAARTAETLATARSFSAAASHELRTPLMSMQTNLELLTDHPGLDGPEREEILDDLRHEHRRLLGLLVMLRELGRGDLVEADAFGPVDLAEVAEASVADLRRSHPGARISVTGEQFLPVHGWEPGLRTVLDNLLANAVLHGCRGSEPARVDLVLRTAPEPQGATAVLTVDDHGPGIPARSRDAVFERFHRRPGSPGSGLGLTLVAQQVALHRGQVRVLDRPGGTGTRFEVRLPAQGRDGKAVTLPLRRDWMAGTAAGVAAAPPDHPPTTYPEYGGSRQ, encoded by the coding sequence GTGAAGCTTTCCACCCGGATCGCGCTGGCGGTGGGCGTGGCCGTTGTGCTGCTGGTGCTCGGTTCCGGCTGGCTGCTGATACGGCTGGTGGCGGCCGGTCTCCACGACCAGCAGGACCGGCTTCTGCGTGACCGCGCCGCCACGGTCGCCAGGGACGCCCGCGGCCTGCTGCAGGCAGCGGCGGCCGACCGGCCACCCGCCGTTGAACGTGCCCGCGAGCGCCGCCTGTACAACTCCGCGCTCGACGTCGGTATCCGGCTGATCGGCCCCGAGGGGACGGCGTCCGGCGGGCCGCAGCCGAAGGCGGACGTACCGCTGCCCCGCAGCGCCCCTGAACCTGTCACCGTGCGGGACGGCAACACGAGCTGGCGGGCCATGTCCATACAGGTCACCGGTCCGCGGCAGGGCGTCGACGGCACCTTGTGGCTGTTCTCGCCGGACACGACGAGCGAGGCACAGCTGGGACTCGTACGCGCCCGGGTACTCACCGTCGCCGGGCTGACCGCGCCCCTGGCCGCACTGCTCGCCGGAGCCGTGGCCACTCGCGCGAGCCGGCCACTGCGGCGCCTGCAGCAGCGCACCAGCGGCCTGGACCCACGGGCCACCACGACCCGGCTCGATCACAGCCCGACCCGGGTCACCGAGGTCGACGACCTGGCCCACACCCTGCAGACCGTACTGGCCCGCTACGACGAGCAGGCCGCCCGCACGGCCGAGACGCTGGCCACGGCACGGTCCTTCTCGGCGGCCGCGTCGCACGAACTCCGCACCCCGCTGATGAGCATGCAGACGAACCTGGAGCTCCTCACCGACCATCCCGGACTGGACGGGCCGGAGCGGGAAGAGATCCTGGACGATCTCCGGCACGAACACAGGCGCCTGCTGGGCCTGCTGGTCATGCTGCGGGAACTGGGCCGTGGCGACCTGGTCGAAGCCGACGCGTTCGGACCGGTGGACCTGGCAGAGGTCGCCGAGGCCTCGGTCGCGGATCTACGGCGCAGTCACCCGGGAGCGAGGATCAGCGTGACCGGCGAGCAGTTCCTCCCGGTGCACGGCTGGGAGCCGGGACTGCGCACCGTCCTCGACAACCTGCTGGCCAACGCCGTTCTCCACGGCTGCCGCGGGTCGGAGCCCGCTCGGGTCGATCTCGTCCTGCGGACGGCTCCGGAGCCACAGGGCGCGACGGCGGTCCTCACGGTGGACGACCACGGGCCGGGTATACCGGCCCGCTCCCGCGACGCCGTGTTCGAGCGCTTCCACCGCAGGCCCGGCAGCCCCGGCTCCGGCCTCGGCCTCACCCTGGTCGCCCAGCAAGTGGCGCTGCACCGTGGCCAAGTACGGGTGCTGGACCGGCCCGGCGGCACCGGTACCCGCTTCGAGGTCCGCCTGCCGGCGCAAGGACGTGACGGGAAGGCCGTCACGCTGCCGCTGCGCCGGGACTGGATGGCCGGGACAGCCGCAGGAGTCGCCGCTGCGCCCCCTGACCACCCGCCGACGACGTACCCGGAATACGGCGGAAGCAGGCAGTGA
- a CDS encoding PAS domain-containing protein: MTASRHKTTDAAAGAGEPGRGGPPGADLLAALLDGMDAALCALDAGGTITHWNREAERILGWSAEEAVGRHGFSGWAVRRADAGEVQRRLMAAMEAPGRQVHEFALLRKDGGRVLVRTQSARVVGADGRPAGVYCAFSEVHAQIDLERSIALSEALFDDASWGVVLVDVDLRPAVVNAHAARALGAGRSSALGRPLGEVVVQGVEELEGALHHVLAEGAPRGLVELWVTVATAGGEQQRRCWRSGFLRLASPLAEEPVPLGVGWLFHDVTEAKLAEQEADRMRFRSSQLHRAGRAAAECEDPVEAATAYLDFSLPGFADHALIDLAEAEGERLVRAAATPAGAPGPCAPVAGGGLPVRYPPGHPAFQSVERCGSVRASAGAAAAGEWAAQRQWPSDAAHALCTVLRSRGRTLGVLTFLRGPGRPAFERQDAVYAESVAALAAASLDLAQVTGQGAGG, encoded by the coding sequence ATGACTGCTTCCAGACACAAGACCACCGATGCCGCCGCCGGCGCCGGCGAACCGGGGAGGGGCGGGCCGCCGGGGGCGGACCTGCTGGCCGCCCTGCTGGACGGGATGGATGCCGCGCTCTGTGCCCTGGACGCGGGCGGAACCATCACCCACTGGAACCGCGAGGCGGAGCGGATCCTCGGGTGGTCAGCCGAAGAGGCGGTCGGGCGGCACGGGTTCTCCGGCTGGGCCGTGCGCAGGGCGGACGCCGGGGAGGTCCAGCGGCGGCTGATGGCCGCGATGGAGGCACCGGGACGACAGGTGCACGAGTTCGCGCTGCTGCGCAAGGACGGCGGGCGGGTGCTCGTGCGGACGCAGTCGGCGCGGGTGGTCGGCGCGGACGGCAGGCCGGCCGGGGTGTACTGCGCGTTCAGCGAAGTGCACGCCCAGATCGATCTGGAGCGCTCCATCGCGCTGAGCGAGGCCCTGTTCGACGACGCGTCGTGGGGTGTCGTCCTGGTCGATGTGGACCTGCGGCCCGCCGTCGTCAACGCCCATGCGGCGCGGGCGCTCGGCGCCGGGCGCAGCTCCGCGCTGGGCCGGCCGCTCGGGGAGGTCGTCGTCCAGGGCGTGGAGGAACTGGAGGGCGCGCTCCATCACGTACTCGCCGAAGGCGCGCCGCGCGGGCTCGTCGAGCTGTGGGTGACCGTCGCCACCGCCGGGGGCGAGCAGCAGCGGCGCTGCTGGCGCAGCGGGTTCCTCCGGCTGGCTTCGCCGCTCGCGGAGGAGCCCGTACCGCTGGGCGTGGGGTGGCTGTTCCACGACGTGACCGAGGCGAAGCTGGCCGAACAGGAGGCGGACCGGATGCGGTTCCGGTCGAGTCAGCTGCACCGGGCGGGACGGGCGGCCGCGGAGTGCGAGGACCCGGTGGAGGCGGCGACCGCGTATCTGGACTTCTCGCTGCCCGGCTTCGCCGACCATGCGCTGATCGATCTGGCGGAGGCGGAGGGGGAGCGTCTGGTGCGCGCGGCGGCGACGCCCGCGGGGGCGCCCGGACCGTGCGCGCCGGTCGCGGGCGGCGGGCTTCCGGTGCGGTACCCGCCGGGCCATCCGGCGTTCCAGTCGGTGGAGCGGTGCGGCTCGGTGCGGGCGAGCGCCGGTGCGGCCGCGGCAGGTGAGTGGGCGGCGCAGCGGCAGTGGCCGTCGGATGCGGCGCACGCGCTGTGCACGGTGCTGCGCAGCCGGGGGCGGACGCTGGGTGTGCTGACGTTCCTTCGCGGGCCGGGCCGGCCGGCGTTCGAGCGTCAGGACGCGGTGTATGCGGAGAGCGTCGCGGCGCTGGCGGCGGCGTCGCTGGATCTGGCGCAGGTCACGGGGCAGGGCGCCGGGGGCTGA
- a CDS encoding alpha/beta fold hydrolase, whose amino-acid sequence MVRRIDVTGAHGVRLAAWEFADPPKGRGDSDRAPGVLLLHGLMGRAAHWASTARWLAERHRAVALDQRGHGRSDKPAGGPFTREAYVADAEAAVDQLGLAPVTLIGHSMGALTAWQLAAKRPDLVQALIICDMRASALGAASQREWEDWFRSWPLPFATLADVRKWFGEDDPWVERPNPARGEFFAEVMAESADGWRPVFSRRQMLTSRETWVHDAHWEELAQVRCPTLVVRGLDGELGRAEAQEMVRVLPRGEYGEVVDAGHLVHYDRPDGWRTAIEPFLDGVLTP is encoded by the coding sequence ATGGTGCGGCGCATCGATGTGACCGGAGCCCACGGCGTACGCCTGGCTGCCTGGGAGTTCGCGGACCCGCCCAAGGGGCGCGGCGACAGTGACCGTGCCCCCGGGGTGTTACTGCTCCACGGCCTGATGGGTCGTGCTGCGCACTGGGCCTCCACGGCGCGGTGGCTCGCCGAGCGGCATCGGGCGGTCGCGCTCGACCAGCGGGGGCACGGCCGCAGCGACAAGCCGGCCGGCGGCCCCTTCACCCGCGAGGCGTATGTGGCGGACGCGGAGGCCGCGGTCGACCAACTGGGTCTCGCCCCGGTGACGTTGATCGGCCACTCGATGGGCGCGCTGACCGCCTGGCAGCTGGCGGCGAAGCGACCGGACCTGGTCCAGGCCCTGATCATCTGCGACATGCGCGCGTCCGCCCTGGGGGCGGCGTCGCAGCGAGAGTGGGAGGACTGGTTCCGCTCCTGGCCGCTGCCGTTCGCGACGCTGGCCGATGTGCGCAAGTGGTTCGGCGAGGACGATCCCTGGGTGGAGCGCCCGAACCCGGCGCGCGGCGAGTTCTTCGCGGAGGTCATGGCGGAGAGCGCGGACGGCTGGCGCCCGGTGTTCTCGCGCCGCCAGATGCTCACGTCCCGCGAGACCTGGGTCCACGACGCCCACTGGGAGGAACTGGCGCAGGTCCGGTGCCCGACGCTGGTGGTCCGCGGCCTGGACGGCGAACTGGGGCGCGCGGAGGCCCAGGAGATGGTCCGGGTCCTGCCCCGCGGCGAGTACGGCGAGGTGGTGGACGCGGGCCACCTGGTCCACTACGACCGCCCGGACGGCTGGCGCACGGCGATCGAGCCCTTCCTGGACGGGGTCCTGACACCGTGA
- a CDS encoding ABC transporter permease, which translates to MPTARATAWRTWQMTRRAYPWTYAVGTVLPAALTISLAYLGFHAIGDGEVGDDFGTGAASYLAYLAVGATAFQFAVRLILWSAKALITEQRQGTLAALLIAPAGRLPYLLGFTAFAVLSSLVEFLTLGVVLALLGIAVPVASPLGAVAGALALVCAVFALSVGLGGLMIAAGEAHISQNTVFIVLGLLCGFTFPRDYLPAPAQWLAEAFPTTAAMDVLHGSLTGGHSFAELAPRLAICAALTAAYLLLGLAYLPRAEARAVERTY; encoded by the coding sequence GTGCCCACAGCCCGGGCCACCGCATGGCGCACCTGGCAGATGACCAGACGTGCCTATCCATGGACCTACGCCGTGGGCACAGTGCTGCCCGCCGCGCTCACCATCTCGCTCGCGTACCTCGGCTTCCACGCCATCGGGGACGGAGAGGTCGGCGACGACTTCGGCACCGGCGCCGCCTCCTACCTCGCCTACCTCGCCGTCGGTGCGACCGCCTTCCAGTTCGCCGTCCGCCTCATCCTCTGGTCGGCCAAGGCACTCATCACCGAACAGCGCCAGGGCACCCTCGCCGCCCTGCTCATCGCCCCCGCCGGACGGCTGCCCTACCTGCTCGGCTTCACGGCCTTCGCCGTTCTCAGCAGCCTCGTCGAATTCCTCACCCTCGGCGTCGTTCTCGCCCTGCTCGGCATCGCCGTCCCGGTCGCCTCACCACTCGGCGCAGTCGCCGGCGCACTCGCCCTCGTCTGCGCGGTCTTCGCGCTGTCCGTCGGACTCGGTGGGCTGATGATCGCCGCGGGCGAGGCGCACATCTCCCAGAACACCGTCTTCATCGTGCTCGGGCTGCTGTGCGGCTTCACCTTCCCCCGCGACTACCTGCCCGCCCCGGCCCAGTGGCTCGCCGAAGCCTTCCCCACCACCGCCGCCATGGACGTGCTGCACGGATCACTCACCGGCGGACACTCCTTCGCCGAACTGGCCCCGCGGCTCGCGATCTGCGCCGCGCTCACCGCCGCCTACCTGCTCCTCGGCCTGGCGTACCTGCCACGTGCCGAAGCCCGAGCTGTCGAGAGGACCTACTGA
- a CDS encoding winged helix-turn-helix transcriptional regulator has product MARAVPERDAACAVAQAAAVVGDWWSLLLVRETARGRHRFDELQHELDISRKVLTERLAHLVDSGILEKVPYQRGPVRHEYRLTTAGRALLPVLVSLQDWADRWLLGDGTLTASADDHSAEARRMTGLPGTRLPRITLPAHTGDGLDPVDADAAATVLFCYPATGRPSPLPDGWSDIPGAAGCTLENRLFADAYDDFRAAGVAVRGVSTQRPDEQRAFAAAEEIPFPLLSDMDARLSAALRLPTFRAGQALRLKRAVLVVDRERTVRHVQFPVTDIPAAVGTSLDLARRL; this is encoded by the coding sequence ATGGCGAGAGCAGTACCGGAGCGCGACGCCGCCTGCGCCGTCGCGCAGGCGGCAGCGGTGGTCGGCGACTGGTGGAGCCTGCTGCTCGTACGGGAGACGGCCCGCGGCCGGCACCGCTTCGACGAGCTCCAGCACGAGCTGGACATCTCCCGCAAGGTGCTCACCGAGCGCCTCGCGCACCTGGTCGACAGCGGCATCCTGGAGAAGGTCCCGTACCAGCGGGGCCCGGTGCGCCACGAGTACCGGCTGACCACCGCCGGCCGCGCGCTGCTCCCCGTACTGGTGTCCCTGCAGGACTGGGCCGACCGCTGGCTCCTCGGCGACGGCACGCTCACCGCCTCGGCCGACGATCACAGCGCCGAGGCACGGCGGATGACCGGGCTGCCCGGCACCCGGCTGCCGCGGATCACGCTGCCCGCGCACACCGGCGACGGCCTGGACCCCGTCGATGCGGACGCGGCGGCGACCGTGCTGTTCTGCTACCCGGCCACGGGGCGGCCGAGCCCACTGCCGGACGGCTGGTCCGACATCCCGGGCGCCGCCGGCTGCACCCTCGAGAACCGCCTGTTCGCCGACGCCTACGACGACTTCAGGGCCGCCGGCGTCGCCGTCCGCGGGGTCAGCACGCAGCGCCCCGACGAGCAGCGGGCCTTCGCGGCGGCGGAGGAGATCCCCTTCCCGCTGCTGTCCGACATGGACGCACGCCTGTCCGCGGCGCTGCGGCTGCCCACCTTCCGGGCGGGCCAGGCCCTGCGGCTCAAGCGCGCGGTGCTGGTCGTCGACCGGGAACGCACGGTGCGCCATGTGCAGTTCCCGGTGACGGACATCCCGGCGGCGGTGGGCACCTCACTCGACCTCGCGCGACGGCTCTAG
- the pdxH gene encoding pyridoxamine 5'-phosphate oxidase, translated as MREQYRSTPLDESALAEGPMDQFARWFAEAAAAALMEPNAMVVATAGPDGRPSTRTVLLKQYDERGFVFFTNYVSRKGREIDANPYVSLLFPWHPLARQIIVTGTASRIGRDETVAYFRTRPHGSQLGAWASEQSSVIASREELLRRYEELAARYPEGEQVPVPPQWGGVRVVPDAVEFWQGHENRLHDRLRYVRTDADAEPGKGGWTVERLAP; from the coding sequence ATGCGTGAGCAGTACCGCTCGACGCCGCTCGACGAGTCCGCACTGGCCGAGGGACCCATGGACCAGTTCGCCCGCTGGTTCGCCGAGGCCGCCGCCGCGGCCCTGATGGAGCCCAATGCCATGGTCGTCGCCACGGCCGGCCCCGACGGGCGCCCGTCGACCCGGACCGTCCTGCTCAAGCAGTACGACGAGCGTGGCTTCGTGTTCTTCACCAACTACGTCTCGCGCAAGGGCCGGGAGATCGACGCCAACCCGTATGTCTCGCTGCTCTTCCCCTGGCACCCGCTGGCCCGCCAGATCATCGTCACCGGAACCGCGTCCCGGATCGGCCGCGATGAGACGGTCGCGTACTTCCGCACCCGCCCGCACGGCTCCCAGTTGGGCGCCTGGGCCAGCGAGCAGTCCTCGGTGATCGCCTCGCGCGAGGAGCTGCTGCGGCGCTACGAGGAGCTGGCGGCCCGCTACCCGGAGGGCGAGCAGGTGCCCGTGCCGCCGCAGTGGGGCGGTGTCCGGGTCGTACCGGACGCGGTGGAGTTCTGGCAGGGGCACGAGAACCGGCTGCACGACCGTCTGCGGTACGTGCGTACCGACGCGGACGCCGAGCCGGGCAAGGGCGGCTGGACCGTGGAGCGTCTGGCGCCATAG
- a CDS encoding SIS domain-containing protein, giving the protein MSESKLAGQFFDAAIGLLQRVRDEESENIAAAGTAVAEAVAAGGRLFAFGAGHSSLAAQDVVYRAGGLALMNLLAVPGVVGVDVMPATLGSALERVDGLAGAVLDSSPAGEGDVLVIISLSGRNALPVEMAMNARALGLTVIGVTSVAYAEETSSRHASNSFLKDHCDIVLDSKIAVGDAELTHEGIAAPFAPASTVVTSALMQATMAAAAEQLVARGIEPPLLRSGNVDGGHEWNGRVMTEYRDRIFFRH; this is encoded by the coding sequence ATGAGCGAGAGCAAGCTGGCCGGTCAGTTCTTCGACGCCGCCATCGGCCTGCTGCAGCGCGTACGCGACGAGGAGTCCGAGAACATCGCCGCCGCCGGCACGGCCGTCGCCGAGGCCGTCGCCGCGGGCGGCCGCCTGTTCGCGTTCGGTGCCGGACACTCCTCCCTCGCCGCACAGGACGTCGTCTACCGGGCCGGCGGCCTGGCCCTGATGAACCTGCTCGCCGTCCCGGGTGTCGTCGGCGTCGACGTCATGCCGGCCACGCTCGGCTCGGCACTCGAGCGCGTGGACGGGCTCGCCGGCGCGGTGCTCGACTCCAGCCCGGCCGGTGAGGGTGACGTACTCGTGATCATCTCCCTCTCGGGCCGTAACGCCCTGCCGGTGGAGATGGCCATGAACGCCCGCGCGCTCGGGCTGACGGTGATCGGCGTGACCTCGGTGGCGTACGCCGAGGAGACCAGTTCACGCCATGCCTCCAACTCGTTCCTGAAGGACCACTGCGACATCGTCCTGGACTCCAAGATCGCCGTCGGCGACGCGGAGCTCACGCACGAGGGCATCGCGGCGCCGTTCGCGCCCGCGTCCACCGTCGTCACCAGCGCGCTGATGCAGGCGACCATGGCGGCGGCGGCCGAACAGCTGGTGGCGCGCGGCATCGAACCCCCGCTGCTGCGCTCGGGGAACGTGGACGGCGGCCACGAGTGGAACGGCCGTGTGATGACGGAGTACCGGGACCGGATCTTCTTCCGCCACTGA
- a CDS encoding response regulator transcription factor: protein MGGTSRQGRVLVVDDDAAIRRSLERGLRLNGFAVELADGGRAALHRARNDPPDVIVLDISMPDLTGIEVCGALRGDGNEVPVLMLSALDETSDRIAGLQAGGDDYLVKPFALQELVLRLQALLRRRPPADGGRVRIGPLVMDPAAREARVDGALLPLTRREFELLDVLVRNTGLVLTRDQLLDRVWGYDFDVRTGVVDTFVSYLRRKLEAGGRPRLIHTVRGVGFVLRDDSASAGSREAR, encoded by the coding sequence GTGGGCGGGACATCGCGCCAGGGGCGGGTGCTGGTGGTCGACGACGACGCGGCGATCCGCCGGTCGCTGGAGCGCGGGCTGCGGCTGAACGGTTTCGCGGTGGAGCTCGCCGACGGAGGACGGGCCGCGCTGCACCGTGCCAGGAACGACCCGCCCGATGTGATCGTGCTGGACATATCGATGCCCGACCTCACCGGCATCGAGGTGTGCGGGGCGCTGCGCGGCGACGGCAACGAGGTGCCCGTACTGATGCTGTCCGCCCTGGACGAGACCTCGGACCGGATAGCGGGTCTCCAGGCCGGAGGCGACGACTATCTGGTCAAGCCGTTCGCCCTTCAGGAGCTGGTGCTCAGGCTCCAGGCGCTGCTGCGCAGGCGCCCGCCCGCCGACGGCGGCCGGGTGCGGATCGGGCCGCTCGTGATGGACCCTGCCGCCCGCGAGGCGCGGGTGGACGGTGCCCTGCTCCCGCTGACCCGGCGCGAGTTCGAGCTCCTGGACGTGCTGGTACGCAACACCGGCCTGGTGCTCACGCGTGATCAGCTGCTGGACCGCGTATGGGGATACGACTTCGACGTCCGTACCGGTGTCGTCGACACGTTCGTGAGCTATCTTCGCCGCAAGCTGGAAGCCGGTGGACGGCCACGGCTGATCCACACGGTCCGCGGGGTCGGCTTCGTCCTGCGCGACGACAGCGCCTCCGCCGGCAGTCGGGAGGCGCGGTGA
- a CDS encoding ABC transporter permease, which yields MSRPSHALRVFAAEALKQHRRLFGQPLVVFSMLVWPVLQLATTYYTLRPVATASPAADNWPTAADPDRLLAFLATGTLAYAFFFSLVQSAWHFSFERSTGTLELLFLSPAGRLTLMIANGAGALLQNAWLLTCFTIVALTGFGALSVAAWWMCGVVLLALLIPAVAWGAFLNSLLVFSRDSAFLYTILDEPLWFVSGVRLPNFALPAAIQIVGAVFPLTGSLLAVRGALLEGRTAADLGPTLAALGALSALLLAAAAVILKAGEARAQRTGKLSLA from the coding sequence ATGAGCCGCCCGAGCCACGCCCTGCGCGTCTTCGCCGCCGAAGCGCTGAAGCAGCACCGCAGACTCTTCGGCCAGCCTCTGGTCGTCTTCTCCATGCTGGTCTGGCCGGTCCTCCAGCTCGCCACCACCTACTACACGCTGCGCCCGGTCGCGACCGCGTCCCCCGCCGCGGACAACTGGCCGACGGCCGCCGATCCCGACCGGCTGCTCGCCTTCCTCGCCACCGGCACGCTCGCCTACGCCTTCTTCTTCTCGCTCGTCCAGTCCGCCTGGCACTTCTCCTTCGAGCGCAGCACCGGCACCCTGGAACTCCTCTTTCTCTCCCCGGCGGGCCGTCTGACCCTCATGATCGCCAACGGCGCCGGCGCCCTGCTCCAGAACGCCTGGCTGCTGACCTGCTTCACGATCGTGGCCCTCACCGGCTTCGGCGCGCTGTCGGTCGCGGCCTGGTGGATGTGCGGGGTGGTGCTGCTGGCGCTGCTGATCCCCGCGGTCGCGTGGGGAGCGTTCCTCAACAGCCTGCTGGTCTTCTCCCGCGACTCGGCGTTCCTCTACACGATCCTCGACGAGCCCCTCTGGTTCGTCTCCGGTGTCCGCCTCCCGAACTTCGCCCTGCCGGCGGCGATCCAGATCGTGGGCGCGGTCTTCCCGCTGACGGGCAGCCTGCTCGCGGTCCGCGGCGCACTGCTGGAAGGGCGGACGGCCGCCGACCTGGGCCCGACCCTGGCGGCCCTCGGCGCGCTGAGCGCACTGCTGCTGGCCGCGGCGGCGGTGATCCTGAAGGCGGGGGAGGCGCGGGCACAGCGGACGGGGAAGCTGAGCCTGGCGTGA
- a CDS encoding ABC transporter ATP-binding protein, protein MTTGIQVRALRKDFPVRDKGIFGPRTLKTAVDGLDLDIPPGRITGLLGLNGAGKTTTIKTIATLLRPTSGTVTVDGLDTVTDARAVRRRINLIAGGERMVYTRMTGRENLWYFGQLYDVPKPDLRRRIHELLALVGLSDAADTMVERYSRGMTQRLAIARGLINEPDHLLLDEPTLGLDAPIARDLRRVVARLAADGTGVLLTSHYLAEVEELCGHVYVISDGRNLAEGSPAELKAATGSHRTVRITVTNPGERVAAVADSFGATREPRPDGSEVITLRHPDDIAGPLAAALVEAGGSIGGLDIAEASLEDAVLKLADRTHEGRTDAGLAPAEAASV, encoded by the coding sequence ATGACCACCGGGATCCAGGTCCGCGCCCTGCGCAAGGACTTCCCCGTACGCGACAAGGGCATCTTCGGCCCCCGCACGCTCAAGACCGCCGTCGACGGACTCGACCTCGACATCCCCCCGGGCCGTATCACCGGACTCCTCGGCCTCAACGGCGCCGGCAAGACCACCACCATCAAGACCATCGCCACTCTGCTGCGCCCCACCTCGGGCACCGTCACTGTCGACGGCCTCGACACCGTCACCGACGCCCGCGCCGTACGCCGCCGCATCAACCTCATCGCCGGCGGCGAGCGCATGGTCTACACCCGTATGACCGGCCGCGAGAACCTCTGGTACTTCGGCCAGCTCTACGACGTGCCCAAGCCGGACCTGCGCCGCCGCATCCACGAACTCCTCGCCCTGGTCGGCCTGTCCGACGCCGCCGACACCATGGTCGAGCGCTACTCGCGGGGCATGACACAGCGTCTCGCCATCGCCCGCGGACTGATCAACGAGCCCGACCACCTGCTCCTCGACGAGCCGACCCTCGGCCTCGACGCCCCCATCGCGCGCGACCTGCGCCGCGTCGTCGCCCGCCTCGCCGCCGACGGCACCGGCGTCCTGCTGACCTCCCACTACCTTGCCGAGGTGGAGGAGCTCTGCGGCCATGTGTACGTGATCTCCGACGGCCGCAACCTGGCCGAGGGCAGCCCTGCCGAGCTCAAGGCGGCGACCGGCAGCCACCGCACCGTACGCATCACGGTCACCAACCCCGGCGAACGCGTCGCCGCCGTCGCCGACTCCTTCGGCGCCACCCGTGAACCCCGCCCCGACGGCAGTGAGGTGATCACCCTGCGCCACCCCGACGACATCGCCGGCCCGCTCGCCGCGGCGCTCGTCGAGGCGGGCGGCTCCATCGGCGGTCTCGACATCGCCGAAGCGAGCCTCGAGGACGCCGTACTCAAGCTCGCCGACCGCACGCACGAGGGCCGCACGGACGCGGGCCTGGCCCCCGCCGAGGCGGCCTCGGTATGA
- a CDS encoding metal-dependent transcriptional regulator, which translates to MSGLIDTTEMYLRTILELEEESVVPMRARIAERLDQSGPTVSQTVARMERDGLVTVAGDRHLELTEEGRRLATRVMRKHRLAECLLVDVIGLEWEQVHAEACRWEHVMSEAVERRVLELLRHPTESPYGNPIPGLEELGEKAEADPFLDDSMVSLAELDPGADGKTVIVRRIGEPIQTDAQLMYTLRRAGVQPGSVVSVTESAGGVLVGSGGEAAELDAEVASHVFVAKR; encoded by the coding sequence ATGTCCGGACTGATCGACACGACGGAGATGTATCTCCGCACCATCCTCGAGCTGGAAGAGGAGAGTGTGGTGCCCATGCGGGCCCGCATCGCGGAGCGGCTCGACCAGAGCGGCCCGACGGTCAGCCAGACCGTGGCGCGGATGGAGCGCGACGGTCTCGTCACGGTCGCGGGCGACCGGCACCTCGAGCTCACCGAGGAGGGCCGGCGGCTGGCGACGCGAGTGATGCGCAAGCACCGCCTGGCGGAGTGTCTGCTGGTCGACGTGATCGGGCTGGAGTGGGAGCAGGTCCATGCTGAGGCCTGCCGCTGGGAGCACGTGATGAGCGAGGCGGTGGAGCGGCGGGTGCTGGAGCTGCTGCGCCATCCGACCGAGTCTCCGTACGGGAACCCGATCCCGGGCCTGGAGGAGCTGGGAGAGAAGGCGGAGGCCGACCCCTTCCTGGACGACAGCATGGTCTCGCTGGCCGAGCTGGACCCGGGCGCGGACGGCAAGACGGTCATCGTGCGCCGGATCGGCGAGCCGATCCAGACGGATGCCCAGCTGATGTACACCCTGCGGCGGGCGGGTGTGCAGCCCGGCTCGGTGGTGAGTGTGACGGAGTCCGCGGGCGGGGTGCTCGTGGGCAGCGGTGGCGAGGCGGCGGAGCTGGACGCGGAAGTGGCGTCGCACGTCTTCGTGGCCAAGCGGTAG